In Candidatus Contubernalis alkalaceticus, the genomic window TTTCTGTAAGACCTTTATCCATACTATTCTTGCCGGCAGTTCCTAAGGCCATTGAAAGAGGTGCTTTTTTTACGTACAATTTTTCGCATTCCTGAACAATCCTTTTACATATAGCTGCTGCTTCAATGATTGTTGTTTGAGGCAGAAGGACCACAAATTCATCACCGCTCCAGCGGGCGATGATATCTTTCTCTCGGCAGTATTTTCTTAAAATATTGGCCGCCCTTACCAACATCTCGTCTCCGGTGCTGTGTCCATATGTATCGTTAATCAGTTTAAGGCCGTTTAAATCGCACATTATCATGCTTATGGGCAGCTGCCTTTTTGTATCCAGCCTCTGCATTTCCTGTTCCAGAAAAACTCGGTTGTAAAGGCCGGTAAGGCTATCATGAAAAATCAAATGACGAATTTTTTCTTCCGCCAGATATCTTGAAATGACATTTGATATCAGTTCCGCCACAACTCGTAAAAGCGTTACATGTTCTTCAGTCCATATCTTATTTGACTTAACCGCATCAAATCCCATAAACCCCATAACCTTATTATTGGATACAATGGGAACAACTAAAACCGATTTTATATCCTGTTCCTGCAGAATTCTTTTTTCCACAGCTGCCTGCTTTGACATTTCATCAACACAGGGAATGATAATATTTTGAAAGTGGGTAAGCTTCTCCATCCACCAGGGGAACATATCGGAGGGAATGTTCTGCAGCACATCTATCTGAGGTTCAATTTCCTCCGAACACCACTCATGGGTATTGTTCATTCTCTGCCCCTCAGTAAACTGAAACACATAACTGCGGTCAACTTGAAAAAACTCTCCCATTATCTTCAATACATTATTGATTCCACGGCACAATTGTTCTGTAGGCAGGCTCACAAAATAAGAAGAGATATTGGAAACCATTTTTTCAAATTGAAACTGAGCCCTCAGATCTTCCCCGGCATTAGATTGTTCAGTTACATTAGAACAGTCCATAACTACGCCACTAACCATACCTTCACTATCACTAATGTCAACAGCGCTGTGAGCAATCCGACGTTGTGTGACATCCTCAGCAGATAAGCCAGATTTCTCTTTTTGCTTGCGCTCAGTTATATCTACTTGTATGCCAAAGAGGCTAATAAATCGTCCCTGACCATCATACATACAGGTACAGTCACTCTCAACCCACATTTCAGTGCCATCCATACGCCTCTCCATGGTTTCCAGCCGCCGGCTCCCTACATCCAACAAACCCCGCAGAATATTACGGCCTTCTTCTGGGTCATGTTTAAATAGATCGTAAAAGTTGAGACCAACTATTTCAGCTTCCGATGCCCTGTATTGATCTAACAGTGCTTGATTGACCTTAGTCATGCGTAGATGCATAATGATATAATCCAACGCTTTTTCCTTATCAATTGATTCATTCCACACAACAGGCTCATCTAACATCATAAAAAATGATCCATGTAAAGACTGAGAAAAAAACATATCCAACCATGAAACCTCCTGCATGTTTTCCCCCAGTAAACGATACCTGTCATTTTCTTGACACATTAAGATACCCCCTGTACAAAAGCAGTTCTTAGAAAATATAAAATAAAAAAAACAACAAATTTTTCTACAAATTTTCTTACATTTCAATATATTTCTATGCCTGCCGGCAAATTTCCTCTATTATTACCTGAGACGACCCCCTGGTTTTTAAATTAAAAAACAGCCCCTTTTAAAAAAGGGGCTAATTAATACCTGCTCTAAACGCAATTATGAAAACGTGAAAATTTTAAACTTTTCCCCCATACACCCTAACAATTAATCCTTATTTTTGATCTCCGAAACGGGTTTTAGGTTTTTGATCCAATACATCTTCCACGTAACAGCGCAGCACCTCAGCCACTCCCCAGGCCTGGGATATACAACCCCTGGGTTCATGGGGGAAATCCCCATCAAAGATTTCACTGACAGTACCTATTCCATGTTCAAAGAGATACCTGCGAAAGGGTGCCAAAATTTCCCGGGCCATACCCCGACTGCGCTGAGAATTCTCATGAACCTTTAGATAGGCAGTGATGAAAGGCCCCATGAGCCAGCTCCACACCGTTCCCTGGTGATAGGCCGCATCTCTCTGCCAGCGATCTCCCTCATATACCCCTTTATAGTCTGGATGAGAGGGAGACAGGCTGCGCAGTCCGTAGGGAGTAAACAGCTCTTGAAACACCTTTACCACTACTTTCTTCTCCTCCTCCCGGCTCAAAAGAGAGTAGGGCAGGCTGACTGCCAGAATCTGATTGGGCCTCAGGCTGTCATCCCGGCCGGAGGAGGAAACGACATCGTAAAGATAATCTTTATCAAAATTCCAAAATTCTTTCCTGAAATTACTATAAACCAGATCCGCAAAACCTTTGAACCTCTCCTCTTTAGGGTCCCCAAATTCCTGAGCCAAGTTCTCCATAATCCGTAAAGCATTGTACCACAGGGCATTGATTTCCACAGCTTTACCGTGTCTGGGAGTCACCACCCAATTGTCCACCTTGGCATCCATCCAGGTAAGCTGCACATCCGGTGAACCGGCAAAAATAAGGCCATCGGGATGCATCCGGATATTGTACTTAGTCCCGTGCTGATAATAATCAATAATTTCGTTTAGCACCGGATAAAGCTCCTCCCGGACAAAACCAATATCCCCGGTATATTCCAGGTACTTGGCCACAGCATAGAAGTACCAAAGGGAGGCATCCACAGTATTATAAAGGGGAACATCTCCTCCCCGGTCCGGGAAAGTATTGGGAATCAAACCCTCCTGACAGTTGGCAGCAAAGGTTTTCAGGATTTCTTTAGCCTCCTCAAACCGTTTGGTCACCAGAGTCAATCCCGGTAGAGATATCATCGTATCCCGGCCCCAATCAATGAACCAGTGGTAACCGGCTATAATGGTTTTTCTCCCGGTGGATTTTCTATCTACTATAAAGGAATCTGCTGCCAGAATCAGCTGATTTGCAAAATAATCCTGATATCCGGCATGGCTTAACACCCCGTTGAGACGTTCCACCTGCAGATGGTATTCCTGGGCAGGGTCATGGATCCTCTTCTCCAGGGTGGCCACCACCGCAAACTCCATAGGCTTGTCCCCACTAATTTCCCAAACCCCCGGCATATAATGATATTCTATAGAAGATTCTCCCCTTCTGATTTCCTGAATATATTCCATCTTCTCATACCAGGTATCCTCATAAGCAGTAAATTCTCCGGCGGAACACCTGAGATACAAAGGGTCCATTTCCGTATAGCTTAAAAGGGATACGGTACTGCCCTCCACCTCCTGAATAAAACCTCCGTCGGGAGCATGGGTGACCCAGTGATAATCCCGATAGTTCATCAAAGGAAACAAGCGGAATTTAAAGGTCCTGTCGGGAGATTCTACCCGATAGCGAATAATGGTTGTGTTTTCACCATAAACCATGAAAATTCTTTTTTCTATTAAGATATCCTCCAGTTGGTACACAAAGGTGGGCAGAGGGTCATAACGAAACTCATGAAGATACTGATACCCTTTCTGTATAAAGCCTCCCGCCGTGGCGTTGGCAGCCAGGGGATAGACTTTTCCATCAATTTCAATATCCTCATCAATTTTAGTTAAAAGCATAGTCCGCTCTCCGGGGGGACGCAGTGAGGCCACCAGCAGCCCATGATAACGGCGGGTATTTCCCCCGGCAATGGTAGAGGAGGCATATCCCCCCAAACCGTTGGTTATAATCCACTCCTTTTCAGCAGACTTGTCCCAGGTAGGAACATCCATCTTGCCATATCTGATCATCCCTGCTTTCATTCCGTTAAACCTCCCTCTCCTAGAGCATATTCTTCGGCCGCCAGCAGTACCGCTCCCACTATTCCTGCTTCATCGCCCAGTACTGCGGGGACAATTTCTACATTTTCCGTAATCGGCCCCGCCGCCCGGCTGAAAAAGGCCTTCTGCAGCGGTTGAAAGAAAGAATTTCCGGACATAGAAACTCCCCCTCCAATAACAAAAATCTCCGTGTTCAGCAGTGTGGCCATACCCGCCAGCCCTGCCCCCAGGTACTTAATCGCCCTGTCCACAATCTCCGCCGCCGCCTCATCGCCCAATTCCGCTGCCGTAAAAACATGTCGGGCCGTTACATCACGGCGGCCATCCATGGCGGCAACCTCAGGCATTCTGCTGGACCTTCCGGCAGCCAGCATCTCTGCCGCCTGACGGGCAATAGCTGTGCCTGAAGATATAGCCTCCAGACAGCCCCGGTTTCCGCATTTGCACTGGGGGCCATTCAAATCTAAAGAGAAATGCCCAATCTCTCCGGCATACCCTTGAGAACCGTGAAAAATCTCCCCATCGGCAATAATCCCCCCACCAATACCGGTGCTTACAGTAATATACACCACATGGGATTTCCCTCTGCCGCCCCCCAGTCGAAACTCCCCATAGGCCGCAGCATTGGCATCGTTCTCCACAAACACCGGCAGCCCGATTCTTTCCTCCAGGATTCCCGGAAGTGGAATATGAGTCCAGCCAGCCAGGTTAGGAGATTTCACCATAACTTTTTCCCGGTGGTTATAAAAACCCGCCGCACACATCCCCACCGCCTGAATTTCTTCAAAATGAATACCCTGCAGTTGAATCACCTGTCGGATATCCTCCTGGATTTGGGCCAAAACCACTTCAGGCCCCTGAGAAGCCGGAGTCTCCTCCTTTTTCCGCAGCAGGATTTCCCCCTGTGTGGTTGCCACCACCGTAAGAGTTTTGGTGCCCCCCAGATCTACTCCAATAATATATGGCTTACTTTTTTTGTGTGCTTTACTGCTCCCTTGAGTCAAAAAAACCACTCCCCATGATAAACTACTCTTATATTTTTCATAACTGTATAAGTATATTCATTACCTTTAACCAGGGTAAGCTTTTTACAGATTCGTTACAGATAGTTAAATGGTACACTTGCCCGCCGGCGCCTACCAGACAGACTCACATTTACTGGAAACTAACAGCTCCTCATATCTTTCCGTATAGGCCAGCACCACATGCACATAGGTGGCATGAGACCAGGTCAGAGGGGCTACTGAAATCGATTCCCCGCTGTACGGGTCCAGCTGTTCCGACAGCACCCCGGAGGACATGGCCTTATTATGTACCCATTTTAAAATTTCCAAAGGCTTTTTCAGCTCATCTAAGCCCATGGCCCGTTGAATATGCCACAGGGCCAGCCACAGGGTGCAGATAATCCAGGGGTTCCCCGGCACCCTCTCCAGGTCTTGAGACTTCTGAAAATAATAATCATTGGTATACCGGGCTACTCCCCCAATTTCCGTCTTAGCCCAAAGCCCCAGCTCCACCTGCTTCATAGTAGAATCCACCCGGGGGTCCGAAGCCGGTAAAAGGTCAAAAGCAAAGACCGAATACACACTGCTTTCCAGAATCAAATCTTTTTTATAATTATTATCCCCCTGAAGATAGATTCCCCGCAGGAACCGTCCCAGAGAGTCATCATACAGGTGAGTGAGTATGCCTTTTTTTATGGTATCCGCCATGGCCGAATATTTATCCGCCCTCTCTTCGTCTGCCACCAGGGAAGCAAAATAAGCAGCAGACCGCAGGCCGGCATAAACAGCACTGGCGGTAAAGGTAAAGATCCCCCTGCGCTCCTCCCAAAGGTCATGGCTCTCCATGGGCAGGTTTAATTCAGGAATATAAAATTGAACCATAAAATCCGCCATAGGCCGAATAAGGTTCCGGTACAGCCTCTGTATCATCTCCAGGTTGGGGCTCTTCCGGTAGTAAAACCATAAGGCATATAGTACCAGAGCTGTCTCATCCTCCTGAATGGGAAGCTGAGTCTCCCCCTCATGGATCCAGGGGTGCCAGCTGGACCCCGCCGTCCCATCAGGATTGTACTTATGCAGAAGAAAACCGCAATCGGTCAGGGCATTCTCACAAAAATAAAAGAAATTGGCAACCACTTCAGGATACCCTGCCTCAATCATGGATATGGCGACCAGGGCCCCGTCCCGGGGCCACATGTAGCTGTAATGGTCCCGATTATACTGCAAAATTTCCGTATCATTGGCGGCAATAATAGCCCCGTTGCGGTCAATCTGGGTCCTGACAATTAAAAGGCTCCTCTTATAAAGATCAATAAGCTCCGGGGAGAGATTAGCAAAATGCCGGGAAGACTTGTTTACCCAGTTTCGCCAGTAAATTTCAATCCTCTTTAAAAGTGTTTCCGGAGTGCGATCCAGCACATAAAGATTTAAATCCTTAATATCTTGAAAGTTTTTCCCCACCGCCAACCAATAATAGAGGGCATCCTGTCCTTTAGAAGGCAGGTTCATCTGAAAACTGATAGTACTGTCCACAGAACCTTGGGCAATGGGATTCCCCCCCAGATTGCCGTCTTCGGCATCTCTCCAGGTCCCCTC contains:
- a CDS encoding HD domain-containing phosphohydrolase, which codes for MCQENDRYRLLGENMQEVSWLDMFFSQSLHGSFFMMLDEPVVWNESIDKEKALDYIIMHLRMTKVNQALLDQYRASEAEIVGLNFYDLFKHDPEEGRNILRGLLDVGSRRLETMERRMDGTEMWVESDCTCMYDGQGRFISLFGIQVDITERKQKEKSGLSAEDVTQRRIAHSAVDISDSEGMVSGVVMDCSNVTEQSNAGEDLRAQFQFEKMVSNISSYFVSLPTEQLCRGINNVLKIMGEFFQVDRSYVFQFTEGQRMNNTHEWCSEEIEPQIDVLQNIPSDMFPWWMEKLTHFQNIIIPCVDEMSKQAAVEKRILQEQDIKSVLVVPIVSNNKVMGFMGFDAVKSNKIWTEEHVTLLRVVAELISNVISRYLAEEKIRHLIFHDSLTGLYNRVFLEQEMQRLDTKRQLPISMIMCDLNGLKLINDTYGHSTGDEMLVRAANILRKYCREKDIIARWSGDEFVVLLPQTTIIEAAAICKRIVQECEKLYVKKAPLSMALGTAGKNSMDKGLTETLKEAENNMYKHKLAESRSTKSAVLNALLKTLEEKSYETEEHGRRMQQIAMKIGEKINLPETELDRLTLLVYLHDIGKITIPEEILTKMDKLTENDWACLKKHPESGYRIARSMEEFAHVAEDILCHHEHWNGLGYPKGLKGKDIPILARIVNIVDAYEVMTNGRPYKQPLCKSEVIAELKRCAGTQFDPELMQVFLSILEV
- a CDS encoding glycoside hydrolase family 15 protein → MARALVIGNGQLLINFDSALSMRDLYFPHVGQLNHIGGHHNSFGVWVEGQFSWCHEADWHRTLEYKKDSLVTQVTVINHRLGLHITINDAVHYRDNIYIKKMVVKNLADREREVRVFFTHDFSIDESEVGDTALYNPEVHALYHYKRDRYFLVNGRVGENKIFQYSTGIKRFGGAEGTWRDAEDGNLGGNPIAQGSVDSTISFQMNLPSKGQDALYYWLAVGKNFQDIKDLNLYVLDRTPETLLKRIEIYWRNWVNKSSRHFANLSPELIDLYKRSLLIVRTQIDRNGAIIAANDTEILQYNRDHYSYMWPRDGALVAISMIEAGYPEVVANFFYFCENALTDCGFLLHKYNPDGTAGSSWHPWIHEGETQLPIQEDETALVLYALWFYYRKSPNLEMIQRLYRNLIRPMADFMVQFYIPELNLPMESHDLWEERRGIFTFTASAVYAGLRSAAYFASLVADEERADKYSAMADTIKKGILTHLYDDSLGRFLRGIYLQGDNNYKKDLILESSVYSVFAFDLLPASDPRVDSTMKQVELGLWAKTEIGGVARYTNDYYFQKSQDLERVPGNPWIICTLWLALWHIQRAMGLDELKKPLEILKWVHNKAMSSGVLSEQLDPYSGESISVAPLTWSHATYVHVVLAYTERYEELLVSSKCESVW
- a CDS encoding ROK family protein, which produces MTQGSSKAHKKSKPYIIGVDLGGTKTLTVVATTQGEILLRKKEETPASQGPEVVLAQIQEDIRQVIQLQGIHFEEIQAVGMCAAGFYNHREKVMVKSPNLAGWTHIPLPGILEERIGLPVFVENDANAAAYGEFRLGGGRGKSHVVYITVSTGIGGGIIADGEIFHGSQGYAGEIGHFSLDLNGPQCKCGNRGCLEAISSGTAIARQAAEMLAAGRSSRMPEVAAMDGRRDVTARHVFTAAELGDEAAAEIVDRAIKYLGAGLAGMATLLNTEIFVIGGGVSMSGNSFFQPLQKAFFSRAAGPITENVEIVPAVLGDEAGIVGAVLLAAEEYALGEGGLTE
- a CDS encoding amylo-alpha-1,6-glucosidase translates to MKAGMIRYGKMDVPTWDKSAEKEWIITNGLGGYASSTIAGGNTRRYHGLLVASLRPPGERTMLLTKIDEDIEIDGKVYPLAANATAGGFIQKGYQYLHEFRYDPLPTFVYQLEDILIEKRIFMVYGENTTIIRYRVESPDRTFKFRLFPLMNYRDYHWVTHAPDGGFIQEVEGSTVSLLSYTEMDPLYLRCSAGEFTAYEDTWYEKMEYIQEIRRGESSIEYHYMPGVWEISGDKPMEFAVVATLEKRIHDPAQEYHLQVERLNGVLSHAGYQDYFANQLILAADSFIVDRKSTGRKTIIAGYHWFIDWGRDTMISLPGLTLVTKRFEEAKEILKTFAANCQEGLIPNTFPDRGGDVPLYNTVDASLWYFYAVAKYLEYTGDIGFVREELYPVLNEIIDYYQHGTKYNIRMHPDGLIFAGSPDVQLTWMDAKVDNWVVTPRHGKAVEINALWYNALRIMENLAQEFGDPKEERFKGFADLVYSNFRKEFWNFDKDYLYDVVSSSGRDDSLRPNQILAVSLPYSLLSREEEKKVVVKVFQELFTPYGLRSLSPSHPDYKGVYEGDRWQRDAAYHQGTVWSWLMGPFITAYLKVHENSQRSRGMAREILAPFRRYLFEHGIGTVSEIFDGDFPHEPRGCISQAWGVAEVLRCYVEDVLDQKPKTRFGDQK